One genomic region from Falco rusticolus isolate bFalRus1 chromosome 19, bFalRus1.pri, whole genome shotgun sequence encodes:
- the LOC119140144 gene encoding LOW QUALITY PROTEIN: methanethiol oxidase-like (The sequence of the model RefSeq protein was modified relative to this genomic sequence to represent the inferred CDS: inserted 1 base in 1 codon), producing the protein MIEPVDVFWKCNKGYLSVVHSLPNGDILIANMGDPAGNGKGGFIVLDGETFELKGNWENECEAXPTGYDFWYQPRHNVLISSAGLVPKRAGRGFNPDDLKKGVFGRRLNVWNLSCHTLTQCFDLGEDSLPLSVKFLHNPDAAEGYVSCALSGIVYRFYKCERDNWAVEEVIRIPAKDVTGWIMPKMPAFTVDLVISTDDKYLYLSNWLHGDIRQYELSKTCKPRLVGQVFVGGSILRGGPVTVCRDEELKCQPDPLVVKCKRVYGGPSKMQLSVDGKRLYVTNSFYSTWDKQFYPNLVREGSVMLQIDVDTEKGGLCVNKNFLVDFGKELNGPCLAHDIRFASGDSPPISWPRHGAIVRLREKELIRQKTALPDK; encoded by the exons ATGATTGAGCCAGTGGATGTCTTCTGGAAGTGCAACAAGGGATACCTCAGCGTAGTGCACAGCCTGCCTAATGGTGACATCCTGATTGCCAACATGGGAGACCCAGCTGGCAACGGGAAAG GTGGATTCATTGTGCTGGATGGAGAGACCTTTGAGCTGAAGGGGAACTGGGAGAATGAGTGTGAAG CCCCGACTGGATACGACTTCTGGTACCAGCCGCGCCACAACGTTCTCATCAGCTCTGCCGGACTGGTCCCAAAACGCGCGGGACGCGGGTTTAATCCTGACGACTTGAAGAAAG GGGTCTTTGGGCGCCGCCTGAACGTGTGGAACTTGTCCTGCCACACCCTCACCCAGTGCTTCGACCTGGGGGAGGACTCTCTGCCCCTGAGCGTGAAGTTCCTCCACAACCCCGATGCTGCCGAGGGATACGTCAGCTGTGCCCTGAGCGGCATTGTCTACCGCTTCTACAAGTGCGAG AGAGACAACTGGGCCGTAGAGGAGGTGATTCGGATACCGGCCAAGGACGTGACAGGATGGATTATGCCCAAGATGCCAG CCTTCACGGTGGACCTCGTCATCTCGACGGATGACAAGTACCTGTACCTCAGCAACTGGCTGCACGGAGACATCCGCCAGTATGAGCTCTCCAAGACCTGCAAGcccaggctggtggggcag GTGTTTGTGGGAGGCAGCATCCTCAGAGGGGGACCCGTCACCGTGTGCAGAGACGAAGAGCTGAAGTGCCAGCCGGACCCCTTGGTGGTCAAG TGCAAGAGAGTGTACGGCGGCCCCAGTAAAATGCAGCTCAGCGTGGACGGCAAGAGGCTGTACGTCACCAACTCCTTCTACAGCACGTGGGACAAGCAGTTCTACCCGAACTTGGTCAG GGAAGGCTCCGTCATGCTGCAGATTGACGTGGACACTGAGAAGGGCGGCCTGTGCGTGAACAAGAACTTCCTGGTGGATTTTGGGAAGGAACTCAACGGGCCTTGCCTTGCCCATGACATCCGCTTCGCTTCCGGAGACTCACCTCCGATATCTTGGCCTAGGC ATGGAGCGATTGTGCGGCTGCGGGAGAAGGAGCTGATCCGGCAGAAAACCGCGCTGCCAGACAAGTGA
- the LOC119159217 gene encoding methanethiol oxidase-like — MPNLKDELHSSGWSAGCACFDTATPRRNKLILPCLISSRIYVVDVGSQCRAPKLCKMIEPVDVFWKCNKGYLSVVHSLPNGDILIANMGDPAGNGKGGFIVLDGETFELKGNWENECEAPPTGYDFWYQPRHNVLISSAGLVPKRAGRGFNPDDLKKGVFGRRLNVWNLSCHTLTQCFDLGEDSLPLSVKFLHNPDAAEGYVSCALSGIVYRFYKCERDKWAVEEVIRIPAKDVTGWIMPKMPAFTVDLVISTDDKYLYLSNWLHGDIRQYELSKTCKPRLVGQVFVGGSILRGGPVTVCRDEELKCQPDPLVVKCKRVYGGPSKMQLSVDGKRLYVTNSFYSTWDKQFYPNLVREGSVMLQIDVDTEKGGLCVNKNFLVDFGKELNRPCLAHDIRFASGDSTSDILA; from the exons ATGCCCAACCTCAAAGACGAGCTGCATTCCTCGGGGTGGAGCGCTGGCTGCGCCTGCTTTGACACTGCCACACCGAGGAGGAACAAGCTGATTCTTCCCTGTTTGATTTCCTCCCGCATTTACGTGGTGGATGTGGGTTCCCAGTGCCGGGCTCCCAAGCTGTGTAAG ATGATTGAGCCAGTGGATGTCTTCTGGAAGTGCAACAAGGGATACCTCAGCGTAGTGCACAGCCTGCCTAATGGTGACATCCTGATTGCCAACATGGGAGACCCAGCTGGCAACGGGAAAG GTGGATTCATTGTGCTGGATGGAGAGACCTTTGAGCTGAAGGGGAACTGGGAGAATGAGTGTGAAGCCCCCCCGACTGGATACGACTTCTGGTACCAGCCGCGCCACAACGTTCTCATCAGCTCTGCCGGACTGGTCCCAAAACGCGCGGGACGCGGGTTTAATCCTGACGACTTGAAGAAAG GGGTCTTTGGGCGCCGCCTGAACGTGTGGAACTTGTCCTGCCACACCCTCACCCAGTGCTTCGACCTGGGGGAGGACTCTCTGCCCCTGAGCGTGAAGTTCCTCCACAACCCCGATGCTGCCGAGGGATACGTCAGCTGTGCCCTGAGCGGCATTGTCTACCGCTTCTACAAGTGCGAG AGAGACAAATGGGCCGTAGAGGAGGTGATTCGGATACCGGCCAAGGACGTGACAGGATGGATTATGCCCAAGATGCCAG CCTTCACGGTGGACCTCGTCATCTCGACGGATGACAAGTACCTGTACCTCAGCAACTGGCTGCACGGAGACATCCGCCAGTATGAGCTCTCCAAGACCTGCAAGcccaggctggtggggcag GTGTTTGTGGGAGGCAGCATCCTCAGAGGGGGACCCGTCACCGTGTGCAGAGACGAAGAGCTGAAGTGCCAGCCGGACCCCTTGGTGGTCAAG TGCAAGAGAGTGTACGGCGGCCCCAGTAAAATGCAGCTCAGCGTGGACGGCAAGAGGCTGTACGTCACCAACTCCTTCTACAGCACGTGGGACAAGCAGTTCTACCCGAACTTGGTCAG GGAAGGCTCCGTCATGCTGCAGATTGACGTGGACACTGAGAAGGGCGGCCTGTGCGTGAACAAGAACTTCCTGGTGGATTTTGGGAAGGAACTCAACAGGCCTTGCCTTGCCCATGACATCCGCTTCGCTTCCGGAGACTCCACCTCCGATATCTTGGCCTAG